One segment of Chryseobacterium turcicum DNA contains the following:
- the panC gene encoding pantoate--beta-alanine ligase produces the protein MEVLKNKKTLQDFIERQKEMGKKIGFAPTMGALHNGHLSLYEAARKENDLVISSIFVNPTQFNNAEDLEKYPRDTDRDISILKNSGLVDAVYLPQVEDIYPEKTESQRYDYDGLENEMEGKSRPGHFDGVGTVVEELFKQVKADNAYFGEKDFQQLAIIKKMVEKKLLPIKIKGVSIYRAENGLALSSRNQRLTEARKEEAKIIFETLMKVKKSFKNTSVLNIKENVNEIFQNHKDMELEYFLIADESTLKEIDQREENKSYRAFIVVNVDGVRLIDNMHLD, from the coding sequence ATGGAAGTTCTAAAAAACAAAAAAACACTTCAGGATTTTATAGAAAGACAGAAGGAAATGGGCAAAAAAATAGGTTTTGCGCCTACTATGGGCGCTTTACACAATGGTCACTTATCATTGTATGAAGCTGCAAGGAAAGAAAATGACCTGGTCATCTCATCAATTTTTGTAAACCCTACACAATTTAACAATGCTGAAGATTTGGAAAAATACCCTAGAGACACCGATCGCGATATCTCTATTCTCAAAAATTCAGGGCTTGTAGACGCTGTTTACCTTCCTCAAGTTGAAGATATCTATCCTGAAAAAACAGAAAGCCAGCGCTATGATTACGATGGTTTAGAAAATGAAATGGAAGGAAAGTCTAGACCCGGCCATTTTGATGGTGTAGGAACGGTAGTTGAAGAGCTCTTCAAACAAGTAAAAGCGGACAACGCATACTTCGGAGAAAAAGATTTTCAGCAATTGGCAATCATTAAAAAAATGGTTGAAAAAAAACTGCTTCCTATCAAAATAAAAGGAGTCTCTATTTACAGAGCAGAAAACGGCTTAGCTTTAAGCTCAAGAAACCAGCGTCTCACCGAAGCAAGAAAAGAGGAGGCTAAAATTATCTTCGAAACATTAATGAAAGTAAAAAAATCGTTTAAAAACACTTCGGTTTTAAATATTAAGGAAAATGTAAATGAAATCTTTCAGAACCACAAAGACATGGAGCTGGAGTATTTTCTGATTGCTGACGAAAGCACATTGAAAGAAATTGACCAAAGAGAAGAAAATAAATCTTACAGAGCGTTTATTGTAGTTAATGTAGATGGAGTAAGATTAATTGACAATATGCATTTGGATTGA
- a CDS encoding glycogen/starch synthase translates to MPNQKILYITTEMYPYQEDTNLAAVVNKMALKMHQEGNDVRVFMPRFGQISERKFQLHEVIRLSGMNIIINDLDQPLIIKVASLPGERLQVYFIDNEEYFKRKQYYFDDAGVAFDDNDERAIFFARGVIETIKKLNWVPDVIHLNGWMSSFVPIYLKTYYKSDTYFKDAKIVLSLYNEKDAALAENVGEKLQFDNISDLNALNKPSFESFVIESMNYVDEVVKGDEFLNGDLDKGFNETATSKSEYLDVDSISKLY, encoded by the coding sequence ATGCCCAATCAGAAAATACTGTACATTACCACAGAGATGTACCCTTATCAGGAAGACACAAATTTAGCAGCGGTGGTAAACAAAATGGCACTTAAAATGCACCAAGAAGGCAATGATGTAAGAGTTTTTATGCCAAGATTCGGACAGATAAGTGAGAGGAAATTTCAACTTCATGAAGTGATTCGTCTTTCGGGGATGAATATTATTATCAATGATTTAGATCAACCTTTAATTATTAAAGTGGCTTCACTTCCAGGAGAAAGGTTGCAGGTTTATTTTATCGATAACGAAGAATACTTCAAAAGAAAACAATATTATTTTGATGATGCAGGTGTAGCGTTTGACGATAATGATGAGAGAGCTATATTCTTTGCACGTGGTGTAATAGAAACTATTAAAAAACTAAACTGGGTTCCAGACGTAATTCACTTAAATGGATGGATGTCTTCTTTTGTGCCTATTTATCTAAAAACCTACTACAAATCTGATACTTACTTCAAAGATGCTAAAATTGTACTTTCATTATACAATGAGAAAGATGCAGCTTTGGCAGAAAATGTAGGTGAGAAACTGCAGTTTGATAATATTTCAGATTTAAATGCGTTAAATAAACCGAGCTTCGAGAGTTTCGTAATTGAAAGTATGAATTATGTAGACGAAGTCGTAAAAGGAGATGAGTTTTTGAACGGTGATCTTGACAAAGGCTTTAATGAAACGGCTACTTCAAAATCTGAATACCTTGATGTAGACTCTATCAGTAAATTATATTAA